The genomic stretch GGGCCTGGCGGGAAGCTTCGCCGGCGTCGACGTGGCGGGCACCATCAACGGCGTCACCGCCACCGGTCGAGGGCAGTTCCTGACCGCCCCGAGCTCGGATCCCACGTTGGCGGGGCTGTCGGTCCAGGTGACGGCGTCGAACGTGTCGACCCTCACGGACCTGGGATCGATCAACTACCAACCGGGCATCGCCCAGGCGCTCAGCTCCCTGGGCAGCGCCATGTCCGATCCGACGCAGGGTGCGATCACGCAGACGGTCAAGAACCTGCAGAACCAGTCCAGCGGGCTGAACAGTCAGATCGCCTTCTACGCCGCCATCGTCAACCAGCAGCAGCACATGCTTCTCAACAAGTACGCCACCTTGGAGCAGACGCTCGGGACTTTGAAGAACCAAAGCTCGGCCCTGGCCGCGGAGTTGTCCCAGATCTCAGCCAACGGGCTGGCCTAGAGCAGGGGGCGTCGTGACCATGTCCGATACCGCCAAGCTGCGGGACCGCTACCTCGCAGACGCCATCGAGACCGCCGCGCCCGCGGTCCGGCTCACCATGTTGTACGACGCCTTGGAGCTCGACCTGTTCCGGGCCGATGCCGCCTTCGAAGCCGACGACTTGAAGGCCATCAACGACAACCTCGTGCATGCCCAGACAATCATCCTCACGTTGCGCGACACGATCAAGCCCGAGCTCTGGGAGGGTGCCCCGCAGCTGATCGCTCTGCACAACTACTTCCTGGCCGAGCTCCTGGGGGCCAATCTCGACAAGGACCGGGCCCGGGCCGCGGCAGCGGCCACGCTCATCGGCCGCATCGGTGACGCATGGCGGATCGCGGCCGAGACCGTCTCGGCCGACAACTAGGAGCCCGCCGGTGGGATGGTCCGAGGTGCTCGACGACAT from Acidimicrobiales bacterium encodes the following:
- a CDS encoding flagellar export chaperone FliS encodes the protein MSDTAKLRDRYLADAIETAAPAVRLTMLYDALELDLFRADAAFEADDLKAINDNLVHAQTIILTLRDTIKPELWEGAPQLIALHNYFLAELLGANLDKDRARAAAAATLIGRIGDAWRIAAETVSADN